From Rhodothermales bacterium:
ATGGAGCACATATAAAAAGCATTCTTCCGGAAGATGGAAAGGGGTGTTAAAGGTTCGTCTGACATTTCCTTTCAGCAGCCCGAAATCCGAGGCCATGCGAATCAGGTCGTTCGCGTGTCGCCTGGTCCCATCCGGTGAAAGGGAGCGACCGCGAACCAGCTTTCCATCTGTGATTTTATGCACAAAGGGTTCAACATCCGGCGCGAGGACGACATACGTGCCGGCCGCGTACGCTTCGAATAACCATTCCGTCGCAAACCGGAAATACAGTTCGTCCGTCGATCCGATGTGATACAAAAGGCACGGCTTCCAGATGTCCATCCCGACACGCCCACGCACCAGAGCAACGAGGGGCTGGATGTGCTTCGGATCGGTGAAGCGACTGGCGATCGTCGTAGTAACTTCTCGAAGCCACCGGGAGCTGCCGGCGCCGATCGGATTTGTTTCGAGCACCTGATTCAGGTTCTGGCGAATCGTGCGCGCCGTGTCCCAGTGTTGAAAGATCGCGTAGGTCTCCTCGATGAGGGTGCCTGTACGAAGCAGT
This genomic window contains:
- a CDS encoding BrxA family protein, producing the protein MPPQKPQRKFSTRLLRTGTLIEETYAIFQHWDTARTIRQNLNQVLETNPIGAGSSRWLREVTTTIASRFTDPKHIQPLVALVRGRVGMDIWKPCLLYHIGSTDELYFRFATEWLFEAYAAGTYVVLAPDVEPFVHKITDGKLVRGRSLSPDGTRRHANDLIRMASDFGLLKGNVRRTFNTPFHLPEECFLYVLHALVYHYKNAHEAIHAPEWRLFLKEPADVERELLHLHQYHKLHYQAAGSLVQLDLPHASLLAYAETLAA